One genomic region from Vitreimonas flagellata encodes:
- a CDS encoding S-(hydroxymethyl)glutathione dehydrogenase/class III alcohol dehydrogenase, with translation MKTKAAVAFEAKKPLEIVELDLEGPKAGEVLVEIKATGVCHTDAYTLDGLDSEGIFPSILGHEGAGIVRELGAGVTSLAVGDHVIPLYTPECRQCKSCLSRKTNLCTAIRATQGKGLMPDGTSRFSYKGKPVAHYMGCSTFSNFTVLPEIALAKIRKDAPFESACYIGCGVTTGVGAVTNTAQVEPGANVIVFGLGGIGLNVIQGAKLVGANMIVGVDINPAREEWGRKFGMTHFVNPKDVSGDIVAHLVELTGGGADYTFDCTGNTTVMRQALEACHRGWGESIIIGVAEAGKEIATRPFQLVTGRVWKGTAFGGARGRTDVPKIVDWYMDGKIAIDPMITHKLPLERINEAFDLMHKGESIRSVVVY, from the coding sequence ATGAAGACCAAGGCCGCCGTCGCGTTTGAAGCCAAGAAGCCGCTGGAGATCGTCGAGCTCGATCTCGAGGGCCCGAAGGCGGGCGAGGTTCTGGTCGAGATCAAAGCGACGGGCGTGTGCCACACCGACGCCTACACGCTCGATGGCCTCGATAGTGAAGGCATCTTCCCAAGCATTCTTGGCCACGAAGGCGCGGGCATCGTGCGCGAGCTGGGCGCCGGCGTGACAAGCCTCGCCGTCGGCGATCACGTCATTCCGCTCTACACGCCGGAATGCCGCCAATGCAAAAGCTGCCTCTCGCGCAAAACCAATCTCTGCACCGCCATCCGCGCCACGCAGGGCAAAGGTCTGATGCCGGACGGCACTTCGCGCTTCTCGTACAAGGGCAAGCCCGTCGCCCACTACATGGGCTGTTCGACCTTCTCGAATTTCACCGTGCTGCCGGAGATCGCGTTGGCGAAGATCCGCAAGGACGCGCCGTTCGAAAGCGCCTGCTATATCGGCTGCGGCGTGACGACTGGCGTCGGCGCGGTGACGAACACGGCGCAAGTCGAGCCGGGCGCGAACGTGATCGTGTTTGGCCTTGGCGGCATTGGCTTGAACGTGATCCAAGGCGCCAAGCTCGTCGGCGCCAACATGATTGTTGGTGTCGATATCAATCCGGCGCGCGAGGAATGGGGCCGTAAGTTCGGCATGACGCATTTCGTCAATCCGAAGGATGTGAGCGGGGATATCGTCGCACACCTGGTCGAACTCACCGGCGGCGGCGCTGATTACACGTTCGACTGCACCGGCAACACGACGGTCATGCGCCAAGCGCTCGAAGCCTGCCATCGCGGCTGGGGCGAGAGCATCATCATTGGCGTCGCCGAAGCCGGCAAAGAAATCGCCACGCGCCCGTTCCAATTGGTGACGGGCCGCGTTTGGAAGGGCACCGCCTTCGGCGGCGCACGCGGCCGCACCGACGTGCCGAAGATCGTCGATTGGTACATGGACGGCAAAATCGCCATCGACCCAATGATCACGCACAAATTGCCGCTCGAACGCATCAACGAAGCGTTTGACCTGATGCACAAGGGCGAGAGCATTCGGAGCGTGGTGGTTTATTGA
- a CDS encoding alpha/beta fold hydrolase, whose protein sequence is MSYADDGAGNPVLLVHGWAGHGGFFQDLSKRLARTNRVLTLTLRGHPGSDQGQAPCTIETLSDDIIHFIEALDLKGVVALGWSMGAMALWAAAPKLGARLSGLIVEDMAPRLVNDDAWAYGIAGNYAQADVDATLADIRTDWPAHVARFAPRMFARNANAAQIAWAAAEMSKADPEAMASFWASMAAQDFRGALARITQPMLVIGGADSQVYPDRATEFVAHTAPKGERVVIPGAGHVPHLEQPDAFFNHVEAFVRAQRRPEIKSGGVRP, encoded by the coding sequence ATGTCCTACGCCGACGACGGCGCGGGAAATCCTGTCCTTTTGGTGCACGGCTGGGCGGGGCATGGCGGGTTCTTCCAGGATCTGAGCAAGCGGCTCGCACGCACCAATAGGGTGCTGACGCTCACCCTGCGCGGTCATCCGGGTTCTGACCAGGGCCAAGCGCCCTGCACGATCGAGACCCTCTCCGACGACATCATCCATTTCATCGAAGCGCTCGACCTGAAGGGCGTGGTCGCGCTTGGCTGGTCGATGGGCGCGATGGCGCTCTGGGCCGCAGCGCCCAAGCTCGGCGCGCGCCTTTCCGGCCTCATCGTCGAAGACATGGCCCCGCGCCTCGTGAACGATGATGCGTGGGCCTACGGCATTGCCGGCAATTATGCGCAAGCCGACGTCGACGCGACGCTCGCCGATATTCGCACCGATTGGCCAGCGCACGTCGCGCGCTTTGCGCCGCGCATGTTCGCGCGTAACGCCAACGCCGCGCAGATCGCCTGGGCCGCGGCTGAAATGTCCAAGGCCGATCCCGAAGCGATGGCGTCGTTCTGGGCGTCGATGGCCGCCCAAGATTTTCGCGGCGCACTCGCACGCATCACGCAGCCCATGCTCGTGATCGGCGGCGCCGACAGCCAAGTTTATCCAGATCGCGCGACGGAATTCGTCGCGCACACAGCGCCCAAGGGCGAACGCGTCGTCATTCCCGGCGCCGGTCACGTGCCGCATCTCGAGCAGCCGGATGCGTTTTTCAACCATGTCGAGGCTTTCGTCCGCGCCCAGCGGCGGCCCGAAATCAAGAGCGGAGGAGTACGTCCATGA
- a CDS encoding metallophosphoesterase, which translates to MGGRFLLAQISDTHIRADDNGEAAAKLKKALAQASEYRVDAILLTGDLVNDERTEEYEALARALLDPPAPLYLMPGNHDERTRLRYFFPSHTYLPHTGLLSYAIEDFPVRVVVVDQIVPGETHGLLTEAGAAWLDRTLSAAPDKPTIVALHHPPFLTHDLLFDKIGLLDSDLLSHVIAKHRQVIRIICGHHHRVAFGQIAHAPVIVAPSTSWVYGIAMYPEQPIAPRTDEQTGWMLHAWTQSGGCASHFIGL; encoded by the coding sequence ATGGGCGGCAGATTTTTGCTGGCTCAAATTTCGGATACGCATATCCGTGCGGACGACAATGGCGAGGCTGCGGCCAAGCTGAAGAAGGCGCTCGCGCAGGCGTCGGAGTATCGCGTCGATGCGATCCTGCTGACGGGCGATCTCGTGAACGACGAGCGCACCGAGGAATACGAGGCGCTCGCGCGCGCGCTGCTCGATCCGCCGGCGCCGCTTTACCTGATGCCGGGTAATCACGATGAGCGCACGCGGCTGCGCTATTTCTTCCCGAGCCACACCTATCTGCCGCACACCGGGTTGCTTTCCTACGCGATTGAGGATTTTCCCGTGCGCGTGGTCGTCGTCGACCAGATCGTGCCGGGCGAAACTCATGGGCTGCTGACGGAAGCGGGCGCTGCCTGGCTGGATCGCACACTCTCCGCTGCGCCCGATAAGCCCACGATCGTGGCGCTGCATCACCCGCCGTTCCTCACGCACGACCTGCTGTTCGATAAGATCGGGCTGCTCGATTCCGACCTGCTGAGCCACGTGATCGCCAAGCACCGTCAAGTGATCCGCATCATCTGCGGTCATCACCATCGCGTGGCGTTCGGGCAGATCGCGCACGCGCCTGTCATCGTCGCGCCCTCGACGTCGTGGGTCTATGGCATCGCCATGTATCCCGAGCAGCCGATCGCGCCGCGCACGGACGAGCAGACCGGATGGATGCTGCACGCGTGGACGCAAAGCGGCGGCTGCGCCAGCCACTTCATCGGCCTCTGA
- a CDS encoding acyl-CoA synthetase, with translation MSVDLVDITAKRAALTPHVIAFEDALTGRTLTYAALDDRASRAASVLADLGVKRGDRVAILCRNRIEFFEIMFACAKLGAILVPLNWRSPAAELAPVLDDCTPTLLVFGAEDAKTARALPLSGMRLLALDTQAGEHYESLIESASPLRTETRWNGDDTWFLCYTSGTTGKPKAVIQTYQMAAVNALHVNQAFGVRAGDHTLNFLPLFHTAGIQLVTMPTLIAGGTVTIMPGFDEERAFALMSKLDVFFAVPAVYQQLALHPDFERADFSRVRAWGCGGAPLPDVLVERYAAKGVRVCNGYGMTETGPTAFVAAPEDALTKIGSVGKPQMLLDVRIVDAGGRDVAEGESGEIWMRGAGLTPGYWNRPEETAKAFTTDGWLKSGDVGRRDADGCYYVAGRIKDMYISGGENVYPAEIENLLARHPAVLEAAIIGVADEKWGEVGHAFVQLRPEAPSVSAAEVIQFCRAHLAGYKTPRHVTFVADFPRTAAGKIKKHELKPEAPGPSR, from the coding sequence ATGAGTGTCGACCTCGTCGACATCACAGCGAAGCGGGCGGCGCTGACGCCGCACGTGATCGCGTTCGAGGATGCGCTAACTGGGCGCACACTCACCTATGCCGCGCTCGATGATCGCGCGTCGCGCGCCGCTTCTGTGTTGGCCGATCTTGGCGTGAAGCGCGGCGATCGCGTCGCCATCCTCTGCCGCAACCGCATTGAATTCTTCGAGATCATGTTCGCCTGCGCCAAGCTCGGCGCGATCCTCGTGCCGTTGAACTGGCGTTCGCCGGCCGCTGAATTGGCGCCTGTGCTCGATGATTGCACGCCAACGCTGCTCGTATTCGGCGCAGAAGACGCAAAGACTGCGCGCGCTTTGCCGCTTTCCGGCATGCGCCTTCTGGCGCTCGATACGCAGGCGGGTGAGCATTACGAAAGCCTGATTGAATCCGCATCACCACTGCGCACAGAAACGCGCTGGAACGGCGATGATACATGGTTTTTGTGCTACACATCCGGCACGACTGGAAAACCCAAGGCCGTCATCCAAACCTATCAAATGGCGGCTGTAAACGCGCTGCACGTTAACCAGGCGTTCGGCGTACGTGCGGGCGATCACACGCTGAATTTCTTGCCGCTCTTTCACACCGCCGGCATTCAGCTCGTCACGATGCCGACGCTGATCGCCGGCGGCACAGTCACGATCATGCCGGGCTTCGACGAAGAGCGCGCGTTCGCTCTGATGTCGAAGCTCGATGTCTTCTTCGCGGTGCCAGCGGTGTATCAGCAACTCGCGCTGCATCCTGATTTCGAGCGCGCGGATTTCTCTCGTGTGCGCGCGTGGGGCTGCGGCGGCGCGCCATTGCCAGACGTGTTGGTCGAACGCTATGCCGCGAAGGGCGTGCGCGTCTGCAATGGCTACGGCATGACCGAGACCGGGCCGACTGCGTTCGTCGCCGCGCCCGAAGATGCGCTCACCAAGATTGGCTCCGTCGGCAAACCGCAAATGTTGCTCGATGTGCGCATCGTCGACGCCGGCGGCCGCGACGTGGCCGAAGGTGAGAGCGGCGAAATCTGGATGCGCGGCGCGGGGCTGACGCCTGGGTATTGGAACAGGCCCGAAGAAACCGCGAAGGCGTTCACAACCGATGGCTGGCTCAAGAGCGGCGACGTTGGCCGCCGCGACGCGGACGGCTGCTATTACGTCGCCGGCCGGATCAAGGACATGTACATTTCGGGCGGCGAGAACGTGTACCCGGCCGAGATTGAAAACCTCCTCGCACGGCATCCGGCGGTGCTCGAAGCCGCCATCATCGGCGTGGCGGACGAGAAATGGGGCGAAGTCGGCCATGCCTTCGTCCAGCTCCGGCCCGAGGCGCCTTCGGTCAGCGCCGCCGAGGTGATTCAGTTTTGCCGCGCGCACCTGGCTGGCTATAAAACCCCTCGTCACGTCACCTTCGTGGCGGATTTCCCGCGCACCGCCGCGGGCAAAATTAAGAAGCACGAGCTCAAGCCAGAGGCCCCAGGTCCGTCGCGCTAA
- a CDS encoding SUMF1/EgtB/PvdO family nonheme iron enzyme, producing the protein MVENTEERTIRLASIVAVDIVGFSTMSERDQRNAARKVENLRARIEQVAAKNGGRLFNTAGDGFMLEFGSAGSALGAVQDILDKRPKGEPPIRVGAHVGDVVVTATSDLLGHGVNVAARLQELAEPGTALVSAEFRSMARSSPTAAFQSRGQKPLDNIEQRVQTFEILSKRQRFMRATRRYASMGVAVALLAVGAYFAPTIWRFSQQFLPADQQPNAVAAPVDTGSLNGDEQPVIDTLPQTPTYTAGHTFSDCPSCPEMVVLPGGIFVMGSPTTEAGRGRDEGPQREVSMSPFAIGKYEITFAQWDACLAGGGCDGFSPPDNGWGRGARPVTGVSWNDVQSYLDWLNQQAGGLRYRLASEAEWEYAARAGAADAYAFGPRVTATQATFRARQTSTVGAHDANAWALFDMHGNVGEWVEDCYVANYNAAPIDGAAVQANNCARRVYRGGGFSDQAQVLRAAARQSAPADRRIAAVGFRVARTLD; encoded by the coding sequence GTGGTCGAAAATACTGAGGAGCGGACAATCCGTTTGGCGTCGATCGTTGCGGTCGACATCGTCGGGTTCTCAACAATGTCCGAGCGCGATCAGCGCAACGCCGCCCGTAAGGTGGAGAACCTGCGCGCGCGGATCGAACAGGTCGCGGCCAAGAATGGCGGGCGTTTGTTCAACACGGCGGGCGACGGCTTCATGCTGGAGTTCGGCTCCGCAGGCTCCGCGCTCGGCGCCGTTCAAGATATTCTCGACAAGCGCCCCAAGGGTGAGCCGCCGATCCGCGTTGGCGCACATGTGGGCGATGTCGTTGTCACGGCGACGAGCGATCTGCTCGGTCATGGCGTGAACGTCGCGGCGCGTTTGCAGGAATTGGCGGAGCCGGGCACGGCGCTCGTTTCGGCGGAGTTCCGCTCGATGGCGCGCTCGTCGCCGACGGCGGCGTTTCAATCTCGTGGGCAAAAGCCGCTCGATAATATCGAGCAGCGCGTGCAGACGTTTGAAATTCTGTCTAAACGCCAGCGCTTCATGCGCGCCACACGGCGCTATGCCTCGATGGGCGTCGCGGTCGCGCTCTTGGCGGTGGGCGCATATTTCGCGCCGACGATCTGGCGCTTCTCGCAACAATTCTTGCCGGCCGATCAGCAGCCGAATGCTGTCGCCGCCCCGGTGGATACGGGTTCGCTGAACGGCGACGAACAGCCGGTGATCGATACACTTCCGCAAACGCCGACCTACACGGCGGGGCACACATTCTCGGATTGTCCGAGCTGTCCGGAGATGGTGGTGCTGCCAGGCGGCATTTTCGTCATGGGTTCGCCGACGACGGAAGCTGGGCGTGGCCGCGACGAGGGCCCGCAACGCGAAGTCTCGATGTCGCCCTTCGCGATCGGCAAATACGAAATCACGTTCGCGCAGTGGGATGCGTGCTTGGCCGGCGGCGGCTGCGATGGCTTCTCGCCGCCCGACAATGGCTGGGGCCGTGGCGCGCGCCCGGTGACGGGCGTGTCCTGGAACGACGTGCAATCCTATCTCGATTGGCTGAACCAACAGGCCGGCGGGTTGCGCTACCGTTTGGCCAGCGAAGCCGAGTGGGAATACGCCGCGCGCGCCGGGGCCGCCGACGCTTATGCATTCGGTCCGCGCGTGACCGCGACGCAAGCCACGTTCCGCGCGCGCCAAACCTCCACGGTCGGCGCGCACGATGCGAACGCTTGGGCGCTGTTCGACATGCACGGCAATGTCGGCGAATGGGTCGAGGATTGCTACGTCGCCAATTACAATGCCGCACCCATCGATGGCGCGGCGGTGCAAGCGAACAATTGCGCGCGGCGAGTCTATCGTGGCGGCGGCTTCTCGGACCAAGCGCAAGTGTTGCGCGCGGCGGCGCGGCAATCGGCGCCCGCCGATCGACGCATTGCCGCCGTTGGCTTCCGGGTTGCGCGCACGCTCGATTAA
- a CDS encoding TetR/AcrR family transcriptional regulator, whose amino-acid sequence MSQHSGSASELSEEKAGPKTERGRRTLRRLLDAAGEEFGRRGFHETAISHITQAAGVGLGTFYVYFKSKEEVFRALVADMGARTRHALSESVKDAPNRLEAERLGIRAYLDFVRTHKSLYRVVMEAQFVAPEAYRAYYKVFSDAYGQQLSQAAKRGEISDGNTDVRVWALMGASTFLGLKFGVWEDDADVNAVSEAAADLMINGLAPRAKPGDAS is encoded by the coding sequence ATGAGTCAACATTCAGGTTCGGCTTCTGAGCTTTCCGAAGAGAAAGCGGGGCCGAAAACCGAGCGTGGCCGGCGCACGTTGCGGCGCCTGCTGGACGCGGCCGGGGAGGAGTTCGGGAGGCGCGGTTTCCACGAAACCGCGATCAGCCACATCACGCAGGCGGCGGGTGTGGGGCTCGGCACGTTCTACGTGTATTTCAAAAGCAAAGAGGAAGTGTTCCGCGCCCTCGTCGCCGACATGGGCGCGCGCACGCGCCATGCGCTGAGCGAGAGCGTGAAGGATGCCCCGAACCGCCTAGAGGCCGAGCGCCTCGGCATCCGCGCCTACCTCGATTTCGTGCGCACGCATAAGTCGCTCTATCGCGTCGTCATGGAGGCGCAATTCGTCGCCCCGGAAGCGTACCGCGCCTATTACAAAGTGTTCTCGGATGCGTATGGCCAGCAATTGTCGCAGGCCGCCAAACGCGGCGAGATCAGCGACGGCAATACCGATGTGCGCGTGTGGGCGCTGATGGGCGCCTCGACCTTTCTGGGCTTGAAATTCGGAGTCTGGGAAGACGACGCGGACGTGAACGCGGTGTCGGAAGCGGCTGCAGATTTGATGATCAATGGGCTCGCGCCGCGAGCCAAGCCGGGTGACGCTTCTTAA
- a CDS encoding pectate lyase produces the protein MKRAARFMREEAAYRGGYVWSYLPDFSRRWGEMEAYPTMIWIQPPGTATVGHLYLDCFNATRDEFYYQAAMEVAEGLIAAQHPAGGWNYLYDFAGEESTRRWYDTIGKNGWRLEEFHHYYGNATFDDAGTSEASQFLLRLYLLRRSSRLRAPLERAISFVLDSQYENGGWPQRFPFVNDAPSLHGRPDYTRYITFNDAVADENIKFLLMVYHTLGDERALAAIQRAMEIFIVTQQPAPQAGWGLQHHHETLAPIGARSYEPDALATHTSAGNIAQMMDFYEWTGDARFIARIPEALDWLQSVRLPADQIQVRGREYPTFIELGTNRARINHRRGSNAASGEYYWDYDPAKPITHYSQWRAINLEALRTRYERLRAASPDLLRAASPLRLRAGFELPRFFTTENIEVSDMTSNAGSANFERPTPERTRELIAGLNAEGYWPTPLTATSQPYAGEPPAAASPGDFSQTLVGDRFDTSPYVTDAPVTGISTGTFIQNMSALLLIADSGD, from the coding sequence ATGAAGCGTGCGGCGCGGTTCATGCGCGAGGAGGCGGCGTATCGCGGCGGCTATGTGTGGTCCTATCTGCCGGACTTCTCGCGCCGCTGGGGCGAGATGGAAGCCTATCCCACGATGATCTGGATCCAGCCGCCGGGCACGGCGACGGTGGGCCACCTCTATCTCGATTGCTTCAACGCCACGCGCGACGAGTTTTACTACCAAGCCGCGATGGAGGTCGCCGAAGGCCTGATCGCCGCGCAGCATCCGGCGGGCGGCTGGAATTATCTCTACGATTTCGCGGGCGAGGAGAGCACGCGCCGTTGGTATGACACGATCGGCAAGAACGGCTGGCGGCTCGAGGAATTCCACCATTACTACGGCAACGCGACGTTTGACGACGCAGGCACGTCTGAAGCGTCGCAATTCTTGCTGCGACTTTATCTCCTGCGCCGCTCGTCGCGACTGCGTGCGCCGCTGGAGCGCGCGATTTCGTTTGTGCTCGACAGCCAATATGAAAACGGCGGCTGGCCGCAACGCTTTCCGTTCGTGAACGATGCGCCGTCGCTCCACGGCCGTCCGGATTATACGCGCTATATCACCTTCAATGACGCGGTCGCGGACGAGAACATCAAGTTCTTGCTCATGGTCTATCACACGCTTGGCGATGAGCGGGCTTTGGCCGCAATTCAGCGTGCAATGGAGATTTTCATCGTCACGCAACAGCCCGCACCGCAAGCAGGGTGGGGCTTGCAGCATCACCACGAAACACTGGCGCCGATCGGCGCGCGCTCGTACGAGCCCGACGCGCTGGCGACGCACACGAGCGCCGGCAACATCGCGCAAATGATGGATTTCTATGAATGGACGGGTGATGCGCGCTTCATCGCGCGCATTCCCGAAGCGCTGGATTGGCTGCAATCGGTGCGCTTGCCGGCCGATCAAATCCAAGTCCGCGGCCGCGAGTATCCGACCTTCATTGAACTCGGCACAAACCGCGCGCGCATCAATCATCGGCGCGGCTCCAACGCTGCGAGTGGTGAATATTACTGGGATTACGATCCGGCGAAGCCGATCACGCATTATTCGCAATGGCGCGCGATCAATCTTGAGGCGCTGCGCACGCGCTATGAACGTCTGCGCGCCGCGTCGCCTGATCTGTTGCGCGCCGCTTCGCCGCTGCGTCTGCGGGCGGGCTTTGAACTGCCGCGCTTCTTCACCACGGAGAACATCGAGGTCTCCGACATGACCTCGAATGCCGGCAGCGCCAATTTCGAGCGGCCGACGCCGGAACGGACCCGCGAGCTGATCGCCGGTCTCAATGCCGAGGGCTATTGGCCAACCCCGCTGACGGCGACTTCCCAGCCCTATGCGGGCGAGCCGCCGGCCGCGGCCTCGCCTGGCGATTTCAGCCAGACCCTGGTCGGCGACCGCTTCGACACCTCGCCCTACGTGACCGACGCCCCCGTAACAGGCATTTCGACTGGAACCTTCATCCAGAACATGAGCGCGCTTTTGCTCATCGCGGATTCAGGCGATTGA